CCGCGGCGACCCGGCCACCGGCCGCAGCCGGGCCGATCTCGCGCCAATTCATATTAGAGAAGGGCGGCCCCGGCGTCGGTGTCGGGGAGGGCTTTGGGCTCGGGCTAGCCGCGGCGCTGGGCTTGGCGGCCGGCGCGGCCGTAGCGGCCCGCGAGGGCGCAGCCCACATAAGCGAGAGAGCCGCGCATAGCAACGCAGCAGCCGAAAAGCGTGGGTTCACGTGTTGGGACCTCCTAGAAGTTCTTCTAGCCGTCCCCCGCACGCGCGCGACTCTCCTGCGCGCGTGCGGTCAAAGAATCATCAAAGACGGGGTTTATGCGCTGACGCGCGTCACCAAAACGTCGACGTCGTCACGGCCGGCCTTGCGCACGAAGGTGATGTGGACCCGCTGGTGGCCCCACGAGAAACGGAAAATGTAATCGAAGTTGATCACGCCGCTCGGCTTGGCGACCAGTTCCGTGAACCGACCCTGAAAATCCGGGTTGGCCGTGCACGGAGCCACGTCGAGGAAAAAATCTTTGCCGAGTTGCGATTTCTGGTCGAGGCGAGCCAACTCGGCCTCAAGGCGATTGTACCGCCGAATTTTGCCCTGCAGGTCCAAGGTGATGACACCTACGGGCAGCGCGTCGATCTCGTCCGCACCCA
This is a stretch of genomic DNA from Candidatus Dormiibacterota bacterium. It encodes these proteins:
- a CDS encoding PAS domain-containing protein; the protein is MDDKELLERIEALGADEIDALPVGVITLDLQGKIRRYNRLEAELARLDQKSQLGKDFFLDVAPCTANPDFQGRFTELVAKPSGVINFDYIFRFSWGHQRVHITFVRKAGRDDVDVLVTRVSA